CACAGTTGCATACAAAAAACAAGTCAACTTATTCAAATTCTTCTGCTGATTATCTGGGagaataatttttgtgataCATAAAACATATTGAAATCCATTTTTTGTGGATATTGCCTTCTTTCCTGGAGTACTAATCATTAGCATGATTATAGGGCTAACAGACGACCATTCTCAATTTTGGTAAATTAGGATAATCACTGAGTGTCACTTGGAAATAACGTATTACAACTATAGAGTGTCCCAAATCATAAGTTAACAATATAGAAATTATCGATACTCATAACATTGGAAACTTTTAGAGGATCAGTAAGTGATTTTTGATGTGTTCGAATATCATAATTAACGTTTCAATTCATTGTGAACATGAAGCAAAGTTGTAATAAAATTATCCTAACAGCTTCGAGGTTATGAGACAGTTTCTCCACTAAAATAAGTTAACAGAcggtattttattttcattttttttaatgctttttcctattatgtattttttatccTAGTTTATCCAAACGTGATATTTGTATgcatgaaagaaaaataatacacTTAGATTTTCTTGACAACGGTCCCCGTGTCTGATTCTTCAGAAGTTGGTGTAGAATCTGAACTAAGTGATTGTGGATTGAGCCGATTGGTAGGTGCTTTCACTAACATTGGAATTTGTGACCTCTTTTCCGAACTCGTATCTTTTTTCTCTTGTTCactcttatttttaatttgttcagaTTTATTTTCAGTCTTTGTTTCGGTGATATGACTTTGCATGTACGGTTGATTATCTGGCACAACTACCCTCGGAACATGTTTAGTGGGTTTATCGTCGCTAAGCTTTCGATTAATTGTTGGTTTTATAATCACTTTAGGATCAAGTCTTTTAACATTgggaactgtttttgtttttggagTAATACTGGCATATACTGGTTCAATAAGTGACGGCTTACAATCTTTCTCAGTTACaggtttttctttatttatatcagTCTTACTTCTGGGTATTAGAGGACCTACATAGAGGTTATTACAAACGGTTTCCGGTTCCTCCTCTGGCTCTTCTGCTAACGTTGGTTCAGATATGAAGACTGGGTGGGGAGCACTCGACTGCTTAGTGAGGGTTGAAGTCCTCGGAGGTGGCACAGGAGGAAATTTATTGAATTCCGGGAAAGGATGTGTATATGGTATAGGCATGGATCTTCTCTTAGTGATAAGTGCCGCTCTTCCCGGATGATCTGGTAGTACCTTTggaaaatttcttcttttaattatttttaaggaTTCTTCAGGAGAGAGAGGTGCTGCTACTATATTATGATCATCTCTCGATGTTACATTTATATCGGCATTTGAATCAAACGTTTTCAACTTTCTTTTAGTTGTATACTCTAAATCCTGTACTGGATCAGAAGCTGAATGTTTGtgttgtatttttataatagtcGGTTCAATGTCAGCAGTTTTGACACTTATAGTACTAGTACTTCTTGTGAGCccttttatattttccatagGTCTTAAAGAAAAGTCTTCCAAAGTCAAAGATCTTCTCAATGGGGTTTCGTTCTCAAATTTTAAATGCGAATAATCAAGGGATTTTGACAATTCAATTGGTTGTTGCATTAAAACGCTTGGTCCTCTTCCAGATGGCGTAGCATCAACTTCTACGGATACTTTAGGAGGTTTTGGTCTTCGTATAGTTGAGGTCTTAGGAATAACTTCTGGAGGTACTGTAGAAGGTTGAGTCACCGACTTTTTACTTTCCGTGGTAATTTTGAACTCAACTGGCGTTGTTCTACTATTGACTCCATGTCGATTTCTCCTGAATATTTTAGGActatatttttgtatgatttctTGTGTTATCCATTCGCGTACTTTGGTATGAGCGTCAATAGTACTACCAGACATTTGTCTACTAAGTTCATAGTTTGGGGATGATTCAGGTCTAACTGCTTCATAACTGTCATCGCCCTTAGAAGATTTACCTATCATTCTTACTATATTGCATCCATCTAAAACGAAAGCTTCAttatctttttcctttttctcaTTATCAGTTGGTTGACTGATATCATCATCTTTCGATggttgatttttctttttgtagcatttgaaatacaaaatgaCGAATAGGATGAGATTTGCCACAAGAAAAAGACCTCCTGCAACTGAAAGAATATTCATTGTTGAACTTTGTTTCAATTCTTTCGAAGGAGCTTCTATAATTTTCCCATAAGTTGTTTCAACAATATTATCAGGACGATCGTTACCGCGTGTTATCACCACTCCGTAATTTTCGTTTGGTTTTTTGTAAGgcttattgaaattttcatatttgtttggCAGATGATCGTACAACCAAGGGGGAGGTGTCCTCCGTGGTACTGATGGAGTGCCGTATACACCATATATTGGTTTCGTAGTAGGATGCGATATTGGGTGTAAATGGAAAGTAAGGTTTTCTGTTATTGTCGGAAATATGTCGTTCCAATATTTCATCTTCTGTTTCTTGTAGTGCATTTGTGGTTGTGGAGGAATTTCTGTGAACAAAGtagaaataattattgtgaGAATTGTGAGTATTGTGAGAATATAATccttttcaaacaaaaattgactATATAGGGTGTCCCAGgatgacataaaaatattgctGTGACAAgagaaaattttctcatacgactcATATGCAATTGAAGTTGAGGAATCAGTAAGTAACACGATTGTgtagttcaattagaaatgtttagtTCTGTTTTAATGCCTCTCActtaaatattgtcaataaataattatagtttatgataattttcttcggaatatctctttatggcaaacggtgtccttggcatgtacaacgatctaaaaatctacatatctcttaaaccatcaattttatcgagttaaataaATAGTacgtttttgttgaaaaaattaattgaaaaacttataagtaatcatccattaaaaattcataatgttcgaatgtgaAATGAagagaataaactcaaatatgagtttttattttccaaCTCCAATTGCCTATAGCTATGAGAAAGAATGGATcgtataagaaattttttcttatgta
This DNA window, taken from Diorhabda sublineata isolate icDioSubl1.1 chromosome 4, icDioSubl1.1, whole genome shotgun sequence, encodes the following:
- the LOC130442635 gene encoding neuroligin-4, X-linked-like, encoding MAYITKSLTIVITLMSLCKTVIMGSYEYSYNPYAKEYTKNIYLKQGELRGIIVEPKIDREDSYRVGVYRGIPYAAPPVGDLRFMPTAGAPSWFGVKYADTFGPVCPQKFPDERKMPSFRKEYFLKLKSYLQNQSEDCLYLNIYAPLTEQDPASRKYPVMVYIHGESFEWNSGNPYDGSVLAAYGNVIVVTLNFRLGILGFLKAGTEDTSRSNFGLVDQIAALIWIKDNIVAFGGDSNSVTLFGHGTGAVCASLLMISPMIIMGNDRLFHRAILMGGTALADWALAGNPGEVTYQVAKALNCQIHDDFAECLRRKRLDEIMTAAANTRDYKTRFGPLVDSLVVPNDPKKSMTQYNDIFRRFELLYGVTEIESINLLDPVALSQGLLLKERDQELRTYFRSRCEIKPELCLQRTLDEYGANDISQTYKANDPVYGYRAHEPDQASQARDTLLDILSDARSVAPLVQMARYHATVNMQSYFYVFKHKTHSREYIRDKTYNGEELPYVFGVPLDGPKFHFVDSYTEQERLFSEIVMMYFSNFAETGNPNVPRREHFSSLSPAYWTQFDVEWPEFDTKDEKFLELEIPPQPQMHYKKQKMKYWNDIFPTITENLTFHLHPISHPTTKPIYGVYGTPSVPRRTPPPWLYDHLPNKYENFNKPYKKPNENYGVVITRGNDRPDNIVETTYGKIIEAPSKELKQSSTMNILSVAGGLFLVANLILFVILYFKCYKKKNQPSKDDDISQPTDNEKKEKDNEAFVLDGCNIVRMIGKSSKGDDSYEAVRPESSPNYELSRQMSGSTIDAHTKVREWITQEIIQKYSPKIFRRNRHGVNSRTTPVEFKITTESKKSVTQPSTVPPEVIPKTSTIRRPKPPKVSVEVDATPSGRGPSVLMQQPIELSKSLDYSHLKFENETPLRRSLTLEDFSLRPMENIKGLTRSTSTISVKTADIEPTIIKIQHKHSASDPVQDLEYTTKRKLKTFDSNADINVTSRDDHNIVAAPLSPEESLKIIKRRNFPKVLPDHPGRAALITKRRSMPIPYTHPFPEFNKFPPVPPPRTSTLTKQSSAPHPVFISEPTLAEEPEEEPETVCNNLYVGPLIPRSKTDINKEKPVTEKDCKPSLIEPVYASITPKTKTVPNVKRLDPKVIIKPTINRKLSDDKPTKHVPRVVVPDNQPYMQSHITETKTENKSEQIKNKSEQEKKDTSSEKRSQIPMLVKAPTNRLNPQSLSSDSTPTSEESDTGTVVKKI